The Daucus carota subsp. sativus chromosome 2, DH1 v3.0, whole genome shotgun sequence genome includes a window with the following:
- the LOC108208758 gene encoding uncharacterized protein LOC108208758 translates to MADKDTELLSRVVANHLFLGQFEPFRATLLTLRSRNPNLARSILQTIVSKAGRLDNLLFSPSCPSPAHLTHLCTLELLQFNDPCLDVWSFGVDSLRLRAEFLLCVQIISSRVADSVKESVSLGENVEGEGEDRVLAGNEEVFRVLERVLEVGVSRLRPSVVDEGDEGVGVEFEEEEFGCLKKAVLENAEMFEALCDNVEKQVGLVESDELGLGRKVDGDFKVFRMIQRVVQVAHLDAMNECLNEGDEDGMIGHVRFLHLDHGVEESRYRMALQDLVKRVLLEKDEYGDAWLAIRRKLLSLYAEALSSACTRLVQMIQIIQDDLLAEEIELYRASGSNQILPPIERLLNYISGLKSETGDTTSSLKMATYSCMRDLYHYARVSGVHVLESVMNIALSAVKREQLQEASDVLSLFPRLQPLVVVMGWDLLSGKTKLRKKLMQLLWTTKSQVLQLEESSQNGNSHKVSCVEHLCDFLCYQLDLATFVASVNSGQSWSLKSSLLLSRRELSQNEVDIHFDPFVENLVLERLSVGSPIRVLFDVVPSIKYQDAIELISMQPITSNLAAWNRMQDVELMHMRYALESAVSALEVMGRSVADVKEIYQVALCYLKDLRSHLEAIKITPRKILMINIIISLLHMDDLKATPLGASHSELPNTFSVDYADAESHGEGNEMVVSFTKLILKILQQNLPLAVAEQDSSLNANQRQGLEWRSLHAKRFIEDWEWRLSILQCLLPLSERQWSWKEALTVLRAAPSKLLNLCMQRAKFDIGEETVHRFGLSPEDRATLELAEWVDGAFRRTSVEDAVSRAADGTSVGQDLDFSSLHSQLGPLAAILLCIDVAASSSKSADVSLKLLDQAQVMLSEIYPGGNPKRGSTYWDQIHEMAIISVVRRLLKHLHDLLEQDKPPVLRAVLSGEYILSSSQDLNRQGHRERALVMLHQMIDDAHMGKRQFLSGKLHNLARAVADEENEKKSLKSEGSYNDMKAVLNHDKDGVLGLGLVVSKQSLPGLASGEIGTNSTGSETKETGKRLFGPLNVKSSTYLSQFILHIAAIGDIVDGADTTHDFNYFSLVYEWPKDLLTRLVFERGSTDAAGKVAEIMSADFVHEVISACVPPVYPPRSGHGWACIPVVPTSPNGYPERSLLSPSSGEAKPNCYSRSSSIPGVSLYPLQLDVVKHLVKLSPVRAVLACVFGSSILYRDSDTTISSMNNNVLQTPDADRLFYEFALDQSERFPTLNRWIQMQSNLHRVSEYAVLAEQEIGEDVDKSEATTSIKRFRENDGDSESEIDEIAVSDKSTLLPDIINKGNAVSDPLLDSLKPEGDKVDTTVFLSFDGENEAPYERAVERLIDEENLMDALALSDRCLRNGASDHLLQLLIEHGENNPSSSGESQGFASPGLWSSSWQYCLRLKDKQLAAKLALRYLHSWELDAALDVLTMCSCHLIESDPIKKEVVSMRQSLLRYKHILRVDNLHESWQEVEAECQEDPEGLALRLAGKGAVSAALEVAESSGLSIDLRRELQGRQLVKLLTADPLNGGGPAEASRFLSSLRDTDDALPVAMGAMQLLPNLRSKQLLVHFFLKRRDGKLSEVEVSRLNSWALGLRVLAALPLPWQQRCSSLHEHPHLILEVLLMRKQFQSASLILKEFPSLRDNSSLIAYAAKAIAVSISSPSREHRIPFSGARPKQKTRTGTPTKSSFTNGLSNLQKEARRAFSWTPRNTIDKTAPKDVYRKRKTSGLPQSERVAWEAMTGIQEEGASLHSTDGQERPSVSIAEEWMLTGDPIKDEGVRSSHRYESAPDIILFKALLSLCSDETVSAKGAMELCINQMKNVLSSKQLPENASMEIIGRAYRATETFVQGLIFAKSQLRKISGSTDFVSNLERNRDIDDASSDAGSSSVGSQSTDELSEVLSQADVWLRRAELLQSLLGSGIAVSLDDIADKGSSEHLRDRLVLDERYSMAVYTCRKCKIDIFPVWNAWGHALIRMEHYAQARVKFKQALQLHKGDPTPAILEIINTIEGGPPADVSSVRSMYEHLARSAPAILDDSLSADSYLNVLYMPSTFPRSERSRRSQEAANDNTNYSSDFEDGPRSNLDSIRYAECVNYLQDYARQHLLSFMFKHGHFKDACFLFFPPNAVPSPPQPSSLGLVTSSSSPQRPDPLATDYGIIDDLCDLCVAYGAMPVLEEVLSSRMSSAASEDVSVNQHTVAALARICTYCETHKHFNFLYNFQVIKKDHVAAGLCCIQLFMNSSSQEEAIAHLEHAKMHFDEGLSARSKVGDSTKLVTKGVRGKSASEKLSKLSEEGLVKFSARLAIQVDVVKSFHDADGSQWKHSLFGNPNDPETFRRRCVIAEALVEKNFDLAFQVIYEFTLPAVDIYAGVAASLAERKKGGQLTEFFRNIKGTIEDDEWDQVLGAAINVYANKHKERPDRLIDMLTSSHRKVLACVVCGRLKSAFQIASRSGSVADVQYVAHQALHANALPVLDMCKQWLAQYM, encoded by the exons ATGGCAGACAAAGACACAGAGCTTCTCTCTCGAGTCGTCGCAAACCACCTCTTCTTAGGCCAATTCGAACCCTTTCGAGCCACTCTCTTAACTCTCCGATCTCGAAACCCTAACTTAGCTCGCTCTATTCTACAAACTATTGTTTCCAAAGCCGGACGATTAGATAACTTGTTGTTCTCGCCTTCCTGTCCTTCTCCGGCTCATCTGACTCATCTATGCACTCTCGAATTACTCCAATTCAATGATCCCTGTTTGGATGTGTGGAGTTTCGGAGTTGATTCGCTTCGGTTGCGGGCCGAGTTTTTGCTTTGTGTTCAGATTATTAGTTCTAGAGTAGCTGACAGTGTTAAGGAAAGTGTTAGTTTGGGTGAGAATGTTGAAGGTGAGGGGGAGGATAGGGTTTTGGCGGGAAACGAGGAGGTTTTTAGGGTTTTGGAGAGGGTTTTGGAGGTGGGAGTGAGTAGGTTGAGGCCGAGTGTGGTGGATGAGGGTGATGAGGGAGTAGGTGTGGAGTTTGAGGAAGAGGAGTTTGGTTGTTTGAAGAAGGCTGTGTTGGAGAATGCGGAGATGTTTGAGGCGTTGTGTGATAATGTGGAGAAGCAGGTTGGGTTGGTCGAGAGCGATGAGTTGGGGTTAGGGAGGAAGGTGGATGGGGATTTTAAGGTGTTTAGGATGATTCAAAGGGTTGTGCAGGTAGCCCATTTGGATGCCATGAATGAGTGTTTAAATGAAGGTGACGAAGATGGAATGATTGGTCATGTTCGGTTTCTTCATTTGGATCATGGAGTGGAGGAGTCTAGATACCG caTGGCTTTGCAAGATCTGGTCAAGAGGGTTTTGTTGGAAAAGGATGAATATGGAGACGCCTGGCTGGCCATCAGGCGTAAACTGTTATCACTCTATGCGGAAGCTCTGTCTTCAGCCTGCACACGTCTTGTTCAAATGATTCAG ATTATTCAAGATGATCTTCTAGCTGAAGAGATTGAACTTTACAGAGCTTCTGGCAGCAATCAGATATTACCTCCAATTGAGCGTTTGCTGAATTACATTTCTGGACTAAAATCAGAGACAGGTGACACGACGTCATCTTTGAAGATGGCAACTTACTCGTGCATGAGAGACTTGTATCATTATGCTCGTGTTTCTGGCGTTCATGTATTAGAGTCTGTCATGAATATTGCCCTGTCTGCTGTCAAGAGGGAGCAACTTCAAGAAGCGAGTGAT GTTCTCTCACTGTTTCCGCGACTTCAACCCCTAGTAGTTGTCATGGGTTGGGATCTGTTGTCCGGCAAAACCAAATTAAGAAAGAAGCTAATGCAGCTTCTATGGACGACCAAATCACAGGTTCTCCAGCTGGAAGAGTCTTCCCAAAATGGTAATTCACACAAG GTATCTTGTGTTGAGCATCTTTGTGATTTTCTATGTTATCAACTGGACCTTGCTACTTttgttgcttccgtcaattctggCCAATCGTGGAGTTTGAAGTCCTCGTTGTTGTTGTCGAGAAGAGAACTTTCACAGAATGAAGTTGATATCCATTTCGATCCGTTTGTTGAAAATTTGGTTCTGGAAAGATTGTCTGTGGGAAGTCCTATTCGG GTTCTGTTTGATGTAGTGCCAAGCATAAAATATCAAGATGCTATTGAATTAATTAGCATGCAGCCGATCACCTCCAATCTAGCAGCCTGGAACAG GATGCAAGATGTTGAATTGATGCACATGCGTTATGCACTGGAATCTGCTGTTAGTGCACTGGAAGTCATGGGCAGAAGTGTGGCTGATGTGAAAGAAATCTACCAAGTGGCGTTGTGCTATTTAAAAGACCTGAGAAGCCACCTGGAGGCCATCAAAATTACCCCTCGCAAG ATATTGATgatcaatattattatatccCTCCTCCATATGGATGATCTGAAAGCAACACCTCTTGGGGCAAGCCATTCAGAATTACCTAATACATTTAGCGTTGACTATGCTGACGCTGAAAGTCACGGAGAAGGAAACGAGATGGTTGTATCTTTCACAAAGTTGATACTTAAAATATTGCAGCAGAATCTACCTTTGGCCGTAGCTGAACAGGATAGTTCACTGAATGCTAATCAAAGACAAGGCTTGGAGTGGAGAAGCCTACATGCTAAACGTTTTATTGAAGATTGGGAATGGCGTTTGTCAATCTTACAGTGTCTTCTACCATTATCTGAACGCCAATGGAGCTGGAAGGAAGCGTTAACTGTATTACGTGCAGCCCCATCAAAGCTACTTAATCT TTGCATGCAAAGGGCTAAATTTGACATTGGAGAAGAAACTGTACATCGTTTTGGATTATCACCAGAAGATAGAGCAACACTTGAATTGGCTGAATGGGTGGACGGTGCATTTAGACGAACATCT GTGGAAGATGCTGTGTCACGTGCTGCTGATGGAACCTCTGTTGGTCAAGATTTGGATTTTTCCTCTCTTCATTCCCAATTAGGTCCTCTGGCAGCA attttgctGTGCATTGATGTTGCTGCATCTTCTTCAAAATCTGCAGATGTGTCTTTGAAGCTTCTAGACCAG GCTCAGGTTATGTTATCTGAGATCTATCCAGGTGGTAATCCAAAGAGAGGGTCAACCTATTGGGATCAGATTCATGAAATGGCTATAATTTCTGTTGTGAGACGTCTTTTGAAGCACCTTCATGATTTGTTGGAACAg GATAAACCACCAGTTCTTCGGGCTGTCTTGTCTGGGGAGTATATCCTATCTTCATCACAGGATTTGAACCGACAAGGACACAGGGAACGTGCTCTTGTTATGCTACATCAAATGATTGATGATGCTCATATGGGAAAACGACAGTTTCTGAGTG GTAAGCTTCACAATCTTGCTAGAGCCGTTGCAGACGAAGAAAacgaaaaaaaatctttaaaatcggAGGGATCGTATAATGACATGAAGGCTGTCTTAAATCATGACAAGGATGGGGTCCTTGGATTGGGGTTAGTAGTCTCCAAGCAATCATTGCCTGGTTTGGCATCTGGAGAAATTGGTACAAATTCAACTGGATCTGAAACTAAAGAGACCGGAAAGAGATTGTTTGGTCCTTTGAATGTGAAGTCTTCTACATATCTCTCCCAATTTATCCTCCATATTGCTGCCATTGGTGACATAGTGGATGGGGCAGATACAACTCATGATTTTAACTACTTCTCTCTTGTGTACGAGTGGCCCAAAGAT CTTTTAACTCGTCTGGTATTCGAGAGGGGTAGCACAGATGCAGCTGGAAAGGTAGCAGAAATTATGTCTGCTGATTTTGTCCATGAAGTAATTTCTGCATGTGTACCTCCAGTATATCCTCCTCGATCTGGTCATGGATGGGCATGTATCCCAGTAGTTCCCACAAGTCCAAATGGCTACCCTGAACGTTCATTACTTTCCCCTTCATCTGGAGAAGCTAAGCCAAATTGTTACAGCCGTTCTTCGTCCATACCAGGAGTTTCTCTGTACCCTCTTCAGTTGGATGTAGTGAAGCACCTTGTCAAGTTATCACCAGTGAGGGCTGTCTTGGCATGTGTTTTCGGAAGTAGTATATTATACCGCGATAGTGACACCACTATTAGTTCCATGAACAATAATGTTCTGCAGACACCTGATGCTGACAGGTTATTCTATGAATTTGCTCTTGACCAGTCAGAAAG ATTTCCGACTTTGAACCGCTGGATACAAATGCAGAGTAACCTCCATCGAGTGTCAGAATATGCTGTACTGGCTGAGCAGGAAATTGGGGAAGATGTAGATAAAAGTGAAGCAACAACTTCTATTAAGCGATTCCGCGAGAATGATGGTGATTCTGAATCAGAAATTGATGAGATAGCTGTTAGTGATAAATCTACACTGCTGCCAGACATTATAAATAAAGGAAATGCTGTTTCTGATCCTTTGCTCGACTCGCTCAAGCCAGAAGGGGACAAAGTTGATACAACAGTTTTCCTTTCCTTCGACGGGGAAAATGAAGCGCCCTATGAAAGAGCTGTTGAGAG ATTAATCGATGAAGAAAACTTAATGGATGCTCTTGCTCTTTCGGATCGTTGCCTAAGAAATGGAGCTTCAGATCATTTACTTCAGCTACTTATTGAACACGGTGAGAACAATCCGTCATCATCTGGAGAGTCTCAAGGTTTTGCTAGTCCTGGGTTATGGAGCAGTAGTTGGCAATATTGTTTGCGTTTAAAGGATAAACAACTCGCTGCTAAACTTGCCCTCAG ATATCTGCACAGCTGGGAGCTGGATGCTGCTTTGGATGTTCTTACTATGTGCAGTTGCCACTTGATTGAAAGTGATCCTATTAAGAAAGAG GTTGTTTCAATGCGGCAATCGTTGCTGagatacaaacatatattacGCGTTGACAATCTACATGAGAGTTGGCAAGAG GTTGAGGCAGAGTGTCAGGAAGATCCTGAAGGTCTTGCTCTTAGACTGGCTGGAAAAGGAGCTGTCTCAGCAGCTTTAGAGGTAGCTGAAAGTTCAGGACTATCGATCGATTTAAGGAGGGAGCTGCAGGGTCGTCAGCTTGTAAAACTTCTTACAGCAGATCCGCTTAATGGTGGCGGTCCAGCAGAAGCTTCACGCTTTCTTTCGTCCTTGCGTGATACTGATGATGCTTTACCAGTTGCGATGGGCGCAATGCAGCTTTTGCCCAATTTGAGATCTAAGCAGCTTCTC GTTCACTTTTTCTTGAAGAGAAGGGATGGTAAATTGTCAGAAGTTGAAGTTTCTAGACTCAACTCTTGGGCATTAGGTCTTCGTGTGTTGGCTGCTTTGCCATTACCATGGCAGCAAAGGTGCTCTTCCCTCCATGAGCACCCTCATTTAATTCTGGAGGTTCTTTTGATGCGGAAACAATTTCAGTCGGCCTCACTG ATACTTAAAGAATTTCCTTCGTTGAGAGATAATAGCAGCCTGATTGCTTATGCTGCGAAAGCTATAGCTGTCAGTATATCCTCTCCATCCCGAGAGCATAGGATACCTTTTTCAGGAGCAAGACCAAAACAGAAGACGAGAACAGGCACACCCACAAAATCGTCTTTTACTAATGGCTTAAGTAACTTGCAAAAAGAGGCGCGACGAGCATTTTCTTGGACACCGCGTAATACTATTGATAAAACTGCTCCAAAAGATGtttatagaaaaagaaaaacctcTGGATTACCACAATCTGAAAGAGTTGCTTGGGAGGCAATGACTGGTATCCAGGAAGAAGGTGCTTCATTACACTCTACTGATGGTCAAGAACGACCTTCTGTCTCTATCGCCGAGGAGTGGATGCTAACCGGTGATCCTATAAAGGATGAAGGAGTTCGTTCTTCTCATCGATATGAAAGTGCCCCTGACATCATTCTCTTCAAG GCACTGCTTTCTTTGTGTTCGGATGAAACTGTATCAGCCAAAGGTGCTATGGAGTTGTGCATTAATCAGATGAAAAATGTCTTGAGCTCCAAGCAATTGCCAGAGAATGCATCAATGGAAATCATTGGTCGAGCTTATCGTGCTACTGAGACATTTGTTCAG GGACTTATTTTCGCAAAATCTCAGCTCAGGAAAATATCTGGGAGTACTGACTTTGTAAGTAACTTGGAAAGAAATAGGGATATTGATGATGCATCTTCTGATGCCGGCAGCTCTAGTGTGGGCAGTCAGTCAACTGATGAACTTTCTGAAGTTTTGTCACAAGCAGATGTGTGGTTAAGACGTGCTGAGCTCCTTCAAAGCCTTCTAGGATCTGGAATAGCTGTCTCCCTTGATGATATTGCTGATAAGGGGTCTTCTGAACATTTAAGGGACCGGCTGGTTTTAGATGAACGATACAGCATGGCTGTATATACTTGCAGGAAGTGTAAG ATCGATATATTCCCTGTTTGGAATGCTTGGGGTCATGCTTTGATTCGGATGGAACACTATGCACAAGCACGCGTTAAATTCAA GCAAGCACTTCAATTGCATAAAGGTGATCCTACACCTGCGATTCTGGAGATCATTAATACAATTGAAGGAGGTCCACCAGCTGACGTTTCTTCTGTGCGTTCCAT GTATGAACATTTGGCTAGAAGCGCACCAGCAATATTGGATGATTCTCTTTCTGCCGATTCTTATCTAAATGTTTTGTACATGCCATCAACCTTTCCTCGTTCGGAAAGATCCAGGAGATCCCAAGAAGCTGCAAATGATAATACGAATTACAGTTCAGATTTTGAAGATGGACCTCGTAGTAACTTAGACAGCATTAGATATGCCGAATGTGTTAACTATCTACAGGAT TATGCACGACAGCATTTGCTTAGCTTTATGTTCAAACATGGGCACTTCAAAGATGCTTGCTTCTTGTTCTTTCCTCCGAATGCTGTTCCTTCTCCTCCCCAACCATCATCACTTGGCTTGGTTACTTCATCATCTTCCCCTCAGAGACCAGACCCTTTGGCTACTGATTATGGAATTATTGATGACTTGTGTGATTTGTGTGTTGCTTATGGTGCAATGCCTGTTTTGGAAGAAGTATTGTCATCAAGAATGTCTTCAGCGGCATCAGAAGATGTGTCTGTGAATCAGCATACAGTGGCCGCACTTGCTCGCATCTGTACCTATTGTGAAACTCATAagcattttaattttctatacaATTTCCAG GTTATCAAGAAGGACCATGTGGCTGCTGGGCTTTGCTGCATTCAGTTATTTATGAACTCTTCTTCTCAAGAGGAAGCTATAGCACACTTGGAACATGCCAAG ATGCATTTTGATGAAGGTTTGTCTGCACGATCAAAAGTAGGAGACTCCACAAAACTTGTGACCAAAGGCGTCCGTGGCAAAAGTGCATCAGAAAAGCTCTCTAAGCTCTCTGAGGAAGGACTTGTCAAGTTCTCTGCTCGCTTAGCCATACAG GTGGATGTTGTAAAATCATTTCATGATGCAGATGGATCACAGTGGAAGCACTCTTTATTTGGAAATCCAAATGACCCAGAAACTTTCAG GAGAAGGTGTGTAATTGCTGAGGCATTGGTGGAGAAGAATTTCGACCTGGCCTTCCAAGTGATATATGAGTTCACTCTTCCTG CTGTTGATATCTATGCTGGAGTGGCTGCATCACTTGCCGAGCGGAAAAAGGGAGGGCAACTGACAGAATTTTTCAGAAACATTAAAGGCACAATTGAAGATGATGAATGGGACcag GTTTTAGGGGCAGCAATTAATGTCTACGCTAATAAACATAAGGAACGACCAGATCGCCTCATTGACATGTTGACTAGTAGTCACAG GAAGGTGTTGGCTTGTGTTGTCTGTGGCCGTCTTAAGAGTGCCTTCCAGATTGCTTCTCGAAGTGGAAGTGTGGCAGACGTTCAATATGTTGCACATCAG GCATTGCATGCAAATGCTCTTCCTGTTCTTGATATGTGCAAGCAGTGGTTAGCTCAGTACATGTAA